One Dietzia sp. JS16-p6b genomic window carries:
- the lgt gene encoding prolipoprotein diacylglyceryl transferase — translation MIPSPPQGVWELGPFPVRAYALWIILGIVVAIWWGEKRWVARGGRAGVVLDTALWAVPFGLVGGRVYHVATDWYRYFGEGRNPVDALKIWDGGLGIWGAVALGAIGAYIGLRQQGIRAIGAFGDAVAPGIVLAQGIGRLGNYFNQELYGRETDVPWALEIYQRYDEAYGYSQTLGRSTGQVLSTVHPTFLYELLWNVLVAVALVLIDRRFRLGHGRLFALYVALYCFGRFWVELLRADAATEIFGLRINTVVSVVVMLAALIYVWRARRGREDPSELRAPEDVTEESPGDAPPLAGR, via the coding sequence GTGATCCCCAGCCCTCCGCAGGGGGTCTGGGAGCTCGGTCCGTTCCCCGTGCGCGCGTACGCACTGTGGATCATCCTCGGCATCGTCGTGGCCATCTGGTGGGGCGAGAAGCGGTGGGTCGCCCGTGGGGGGCGCGCGGGGGTCGTTCTCGACACCGCGCTGTGGGCCGTCCCCTTCGGCCTCGTGGGCGGTCGCGTCTACCACGTGGCCACGGACTGGTACCGCTACTTCGGGGAGGGCAGGAACCCGGTCGACGCGCTGAAGATCTGGGACGGCGGTCTGGGGATCTGGGGAGCGGTCGCGCTGGGCGCGATCGGTGCCTACATCGGCCTGCGGCAGCAGGGGATCCGGGCGATCGGCGCGTTCGGCGACGCGGTCGCCCCGGGCATCGTCCTGGCGCAGGGAATCGGTCGACTGGGGAACTACTTCAACCAGGAGCTCTACGGTCGCGAGACCGACGTGCCCTGGGCCCTGGAGATCTACCAGCGGTACGACGAGGCGTACGGATACTCCCAGACCCTCGGTCGGTCCACCGGGCAGGTGCTCTCGACCGTGCACCCCACGTTCCTGTACGAGCTCCTGTGGAACGTCCTGGTGGCCGTGGCGTTGGTGCTGATCGACCGCAGGTTCCGCCTCGGGCACGGCCGACTCTTCGCGCTCTATGTGGCCCTGTACTGCTTCGGGAGGTTCTGGGTCGAGCTGCTCCGTGCGGATGCGGCGACCGAGATCTTCGGGCTGCGCATCAACACCGTCGTCTCCGTCGTCGTCATGCTGGCCGCGCTGATCTACGTGTGGCGGGCACGCCGGGGCCGCGAGGACCCGTCCGAGCTGCGTGCTCCCGAGGACGTGACCGAGGAGTCCCCGGGGGACGCACCCCCGTTGGCCGGTCGTTGA
- the pyk gene encoding pyruvate kinase produces the protein MNRRTKIVCTLGPAVASEAGIRELVDAGMNVARLNFSHGDHADHEANYRWVRQASDESGHAVGVLADLQGPKIRLGRFIEGRHEWAEGDMVAITVADVEGTKERVSTTYKGLAADARPGDRLLVDDGNIGLTVQRVEGDDVHCVVTEGGTVSNNKGVSLPGMNVSVPALSEKDVADLRFALDLGVDFIALSFVRSPADVDLVHAIMDEVGVHVPVIAKLEKPEAVKNLESIVLAFDAIMVARGDLGVELPLQDVPLVQKRAIQIARENAKPVIVATQMLESMITNSRPTRAEASDVANAVLDGADAVMLSGETSVGKYPIDAVRTMSSIALAVESDSTAAPDLVHIPRTKRGVISYSAREIGERLGAKALVAVTSTGDTVRRLARLHSHLPLIAITGDPRIRSQLALTWGTETFLTDRVHETAELVKVTDELLLPLEGYNEDDLIVIVAGNVPGVEGSTNFILVHRMGEADH, from the coding sequence GTGAACCGTCGTACCAAGATCGTCTGCACCCTGGGTCCCGCCGTCGCCTCGGAGGCCGGCATCCGTGAACTCGTCGATGCCGGGATGAACGTCGCCCGGCTCAACTTCAGCCACGGGGACCATGCCGACCACGAAGCGAACTACCGCTGGGTCCGCCAGGCCTCGGACGAGTCGGGGCACGCCGTCGGTGTGCTCGCGGACCTCCAGGGCCCCAAGATCCGGCTCGGCCGCTTCATCGAGGGCCGCCACGAGTGGGCGGAGGGTGACATGGTCGCCATCACCGTCGCGGATGTGGAGGGGACCAAGGAGCGCGTGTCCACCACCTACAAGGGGCTGGCGGCCGATGCCCGCCCCGGCGACCGACTGCTCGTGGATGACGGCAACATCGGTCTGACCGTGCAGCGGGTCGAGGGTGACGACGTCCACTGCGTCGTCACCGAGGGCGGCACGGTCTCCAACAACAAGGGGGTGTCCCTGCCGGGGATGAACGTCTCGGTCCCGGCGCTGAGCGAGAAGGACGTCGCGGACCTCCGGTTCGCCCTGGACCTGGGCGTCGATTTCATCGCCCTGTCCTTCGTCCGGTCTCCGGCGGACGTCGACCTGGTGCACGCGATCATGGATGAGGTCGGGGTGCACGTCCCTGTGATCGCCAAGCTCGAGAAGCCCGAGGCGGTCAAGAATCTCGAATCCATCGTCCTGGCCTTCGACGCGATCATGGTCGCGCGAGGCGACCTGGGAGTGGAGTTGCCCCTGCAGGACGTGCCGCTGGTCCAGAAGCGGGCGATCCAGATCGCCCGGGAGAACGCGAAGCCGGTCATCGTGGCCACGCAGATGCTCGAGTCCATGATCACCAACTCCCGGCCCACCCGGGCGGAGGCGTCGGACGTCGCCAACGCCGTGCTCGACGGGGCCGACGCGGTGATGCTCTCGGGAGAGACCTCGGTGGGCAAGTACCCCATCGACGCGGTGCGGACCATGTCGTCGATCGCTCTCGCGGTGGAGTCCGATTCCACCGCCGCGCCGGACCTCGTCCACATCCCCCGGACCAAACGCGGGGTCATCTCCTACTCGGCGCGGGAGATCGGAGAGCGGTTGGGCGCCAAGGCGCTCGTCGCCGTGACCTCGACCGGGGACACGGTCCGCCGCCTCGCCCGGTTGCACAGTCACCTGCCGCTCATCGCCATCACCGGTGATCCGCGCATCCGGAGCCAGTTGGCTCTCACGTGGGGCACCGAGACGTTCCTGACCGACCGGGTCCACGAGACGGCGGAGCTCGTCAAGGTGACCGACGAACTGCTGCTCCCCCTCGAGGGGTACAACGAGGACGATCTCATCGTGATCGTCGCGGGCAACGTGCCGGGCGTCGAGGGGTCGACCAACTTCATCCTCGTACACCGGATGGGCGAGGCGGACCACTGA
- a CDS encoding MBL fold metallo-hydrolase codes for MSETHTSAGNAGGLRIEKVVTSGVFALDGGEWEVDNNIWILGDDSEVYVIDAAHTAQPIIDAVAGRTVKGILCSHAHNDHITVAPELARELDTRVFVHPGDQMLWEETHPTVAHEDLEDGQTFQIAGTGFTVMNTPGHSPGSCVFHVPEAGVLFSGDTLFSGGPGATGRSYSDFPTIITSIRDRILTLPAETLVHTGHGDGTKVGEESPHLEEWIARGS; via the coding sequence GTGAGCGAGACCCACACCAGTGCCGGTAATGCCGGTGGCCTGCGCATCGAGAAGGTCGTGACGAGCGGCGTGTTCGCCCTCGACGGAGGCGAGTGGGAGGTGGACAACAACATCTGGATCCTCGGCGACGACTCCGAGGTGTACGTCATCGACGCCGCCCACACCGCCCAGCCGATCATCGACGCGGTGGCCGGGCGCACGGTGAAGGGCATCCTGTGCTCGCACGCCCACAACGACCACATCACCGTGGCCCCGGAGCTGGCCCGGGAGCTCGACACCCGGGTCTTCGTCCATCCCGGTGACCAGATGCTGTGGGAGGAGACCCACCCGACGGTCGCCCACGAGGACCTCGAGGACGGGCAGACCTTCCAGATCGCCGGGACCGGGTTCACGGTCATGAACACCCCCGGTCACTCGCCGGGCTCGTGCGTCTTCCACGTCCCCGAGGCGGGCGTCCTGTTCTCCGGTGACACCCTGTTCTCCGGAGGGCCCGGCGCGACCGGTCGGTCGTACTCCGACTTCCCCACCATCATCACCTCGATCAGGGACCGCATCCTCACCCTGCCGGCCGAGACACTGGTCCATACCGGCCACGGCGACGGTACCAAGGTGGGTGAAGAGTCCCCGCATCTGGAGGAGTGGATCGCCCGGGGCAGCTGA
- a CDS encoding M23 family metallopeptidase, which translates to MSDATRITFTELADRLGVAGSGATAGRHRAARSASGMGRIVAGAVAGAAFTGGVAMAAAPAASAQSADIDVNQIGQMAQEFAQGIGLNEQQLREYALDPALFGSLGIPAGVVGGAHAPTFGPITSGFGPRWGTFHNGTDFGAPIGTPLFAAKSGTVVAAGPASGYGLWIRIQTDDGYLLEYGHNDQNYVSVGQRVHAGQVIGTVGNRGYSTGPHLHFGVRNPAGQWIDPVPWLRAQGVAV; encoded by the coding sequence ATGTCCGACGCCACTCGAATCACCTTCACCGAGCTCGCCGATCGACTCGGTGTGGCCGGCTCCGGCGCGACCGCCGGCCGCCACCGCGCAGCCCGGTCCGCGAGCGGGATGGGCCGCATCGTCGCCGGCGCAGTCGCCGGTGCCGCTTTCACCGGTGGCGTCGCGATGGCCGCAGCCCCCGCCGCCTCCGCCCAGTCCGCTGACATCGACGTGAACCAGATCGGCCAGATGGCCCAGGAGTTCGCCCAGGGCATCGGTCTGAACGAGCAGCAGTTGCGGGAGTACGCCCTCGATCCCGCGTTGTTCGGCTCGCTCGGTATCCCCGCCGGTGTGGTCGGCGGAGCCCATGCCCCGACCTTCGGCCCCATCACCTCGGGCTTCGGACCGCGGTGGGGAACCTTCCACAACGGCACGGACTTCGGCGCCCCGATCGGCACGCCCCTGTTCGCCGCCAAGTCCGGCACGGTCGTCGCCGCGGGACCGGCCTCGGGCTACGGACTGTGGATCCGCATCCAGACCGACGACGGATACCTCCTCGAGTACGGCCACAACGACCAGAACTACGTCTCGGTGGGCCAGCGCGTCCATGCCGGTCAGGTCATCGGAACCGTGGGCAACCGCGGTTACTCGACCGGCCCGCACCTGCACTTCGGCGTGCGCAACCCGGCCGGCCAGTGGATCGACCCCGTGCCGTGGCTGCGTGCGCAGGGTGTCGCCGTCTGA
- a CDS encoding S-(hydroxymethyl)mycothiol dehydrogenase — MSQTVKGVIARSKGADVELVDVVVPDPGPNDVVVRVQACGVCHTDLAYRDGGINDEYPFLLGHEAAGIVETVGDRVTHVAEGDFVVLNWRAVCGECRACKRGQQQYCFATHNASRKMALTDGTELTPALGIGAFIDKTLVHEGQCTKVDPAADPAVAGLLGCGVMAGLGAAVNTGNVTRGQSVAVIGCGGVGIAAVVGARLAGASTIVAVDIDDTKLEWARDFGATHVVNSTGVDPVAAIQELTGGVGADVVIDAVGRPETYEQAFYARDLAGTVVLVGVPTPEMRLEMPLLDFFGRGGSLKSSWYGDCLPERDFPMLVDLHLQGRLPLEKFVSERIGLDAVESAFGAMKSGSVLRSVVTL; from the coding sequence ATGTCACAGACCGTCAAGGGCGTCATCGCCCGTAGCAAGGGCGCGGACGTCGAGCTGGTCGACGTGGTGGTCCCCGATCCTGGGCCGAACGACGTCGTCGTCCGCGTGCAGGCGTGCGGCGTCTGCCACACCGACCTGGCCTATCGCGACGGCGGCATCAATGACGAGTACCCCTTCCTGCTGGGCCACGAGGCCGCGGGGATCGTCGAGACCGTCGGTGACCGCGTCACTCATGTGGCCGAGGGCGATTTCGTGGTGCTGAACTGGCGAGCGGTGTGCGGTGAGTGCCGGGCCTGCAAGCGCGGGCAGCAGCAGTACTGTTTCGCCACCCACAACGCCTCGAGGAAGATGGCCCTCACCGACGGCACGGAGCTCACCCCGGCTCTCGGGATCGGCGCGTTCATCGACAAGACCCTGGTCCATGAGGGGCAGTGCACCAAGGTGGACCCCGCGGCCGACCCGGCCGTGGCGGGACTGCTGGGGTGCGGCGTGATGGCCGGCCTCGGTGCCGCGGTCAACACGGGCAATGTCACGCGGGGCCAGTCCGTGGCGGTCATCGGGTGCGGTGGTGTCGGCATCGCCGCGGTCGTGGGCGCACGTCTGGCGGGTGCCTCGACCATCGTGGCCGTGGACATCGATGACACCAAGCTCGAGTGGGCGCGCGACTTCGGTGCCACCCACGTGGTCAACTCCACCGGGGTGGACCCAGTGGCGGCCATCCAGGAGCTCACGGGCGGCGTCGGCGCCGATGTCGTGATCGACGCGGTCGGCCGGCCCGAAACGTACGAGCAGGCCTTCTACGCTCGTGATCTCGCCGGGACCGTGGTCCTGGTGGGGGTGCCCACGCCCGAGATGCGCCTGGAGATGCCGCTGTTGGACTTCTTCGGCCGCGGTGGTTCGCTGAAGTCCTCCTGGTACGGCGACTGCCTGCCGGAGCGCGATTTCCCGATGCTGGTGGATCTCCACCTGCAGGGTCGGCTCCCGCTCGAGAAGTTCGTCAGCGAGCGCATCGGCCTGGACGCGGTCGAGTCCGCGTTCGGTGCCATGAAGTCCGGTTCCGTCCTCCGATCGGTGGTGACCCTGTGA
- the trpA gene encoding tryptophan synthase subunit alpha: MSALSEVFGRCRAENRAALIGYYPAGYPTVEGSVQAVRTMVAGGCDVIEVGIPYSDPMMDGPTIQAAADVALEAGFRIRDTFDVVRAVAEAGAVPVVMSYWNPILQYGVDRFAADLAAAGGTGVITPDLIPDEADEWIAATDAHGVDRVFLVAPSSTPERLAMTLSHTSGFVYVQAVMGVTGARDVVSDAPRTLTARVRELSDLPCGVGLGVRNGDQAAEIASYADGVIVGSALITAATEGGDALARLTADLASGVRRRGVDS; encoded by the coding sequence ATGAGCGCGCTGAGCGAGGTCTTCGGGCGGTGCCGTGCGGAGAACCGGGCCGCTCTCATCGGGTACTACCCAGCGGGGTACCCCACGGTCGAGGGGTCCGTCCAGGCCGTTCGCACCATGGTCGCCGGCGGCTGCGACGTCATCGAGGTGGGGATCCCGTACTCGGATCCCATGATGGACGGCCCCACCATCCAGGCGGCCGCGGATGTGGCACTGGAGGCGGGCTTCCGCATCCGGGACACCTTCGACGTGGTCCGCGCGGTGGCCGAGGCCGGGGCGGTCCCGGTCGTCATGAGCTACTGGAACCCGATCCTGCAATACGGCGTCGACCGGTTCGCGGCGGACCTCGCGGCCGCCGGGGGGACCGGGGTCATCACACCGGACCTGATCCCGGACGAGGCGGACGAGTGGATCGCCGCGACGGACGCCCACGGCGTCGACCGGGTCTTCCTGGTGGCGCCGTCGTCGACGCCCGAACGATTGGCCATGACGCTGTCCCACACGAGCGGATTCGTCTACGTCCAGGCAGTGATGGGGGTCACCGGGGCGCGGGACGTGGTCTCGGATGCCCCCAGGACCCTCACCGCCCGTGTCCGCGAGCTCTCGGACCTGCCGTGTGGAGTCGGACTCGGTGTGCGCAACGGGGACCAGGCAGCGGAGATCGCCTCCTACGCCGACGGGGTGATCGTGGGCTCCGCCCTCATCACCGCCGCCACCGAGGGAGGCGACGCCCTCGCGCGGTTGACGGCCGATCTCGCGTCGGGCGTGCGTCGGCGAGGAGTCGACTCGTGA
- a CDS encoding cation-translocating P-type ATPase has translation MTTTDRAPETDLRTPWHALPTAEVVSRLGAGSNGLTRAEASRRLAVHGPNTLPVAAGVPAWRRVLRLLRDPMIMVLAVAAVVSAVISREWETPVVILLVVVLNTVLNYVQETRAEESLAALRDMAVPHSRVVRDGGEVEVDSADLVPGDVVVVESGDRVPADGRVLEASRFQVAESALTGESVPVDKTAGAVAAADAPLGDRTGMVFMNTEVTRGRARVVVTGTGERTEMGAIAELLDGAGGEQTPLQRRIGVLARVLTVIALVVVTLVMGIGLVRGQSWEDMLLSAVSLAVATIPEGLTAVVAFTLAMGASRLAREGAIIKNLAAVETLGSTSHIATDKTGTLTLNEMTVTRIVAGGSAYTVTGTGYEATGTVLSSDPDAVPDLRRAAVAMTLCNDAIVTDGELVGDPTEGALLVAATKCGLDVEGLRAARPRVAQVPFDSDYRFMATVNRSPGGGLALSAKGATGALLPRSTHVWNGTDAVELTDELHEAIRLATDELAGHGLRTLLVAGRPFKDGTDEVAVDESRLLDEVWGLTVFAVVGIVDPPRPEAAEAIRVARAAGISVHMITGDHLVTASSIARDLGIEGEAVRGVDLDGLDDDELCGRAPGMGVLARVSPEHKIRMVRALQSGGDVVAMTGDGVNDAPALSQADIGIAMGITGTDVSKGAADMVLTDDNFTTIVSAVEQGRGIYDNIVKFVKFQLTTAWAFVLVFLASGLLGLAAVPFTALQVLLVNIVMDGPPAMALGVEPVEKNAMRRPPRPADEQILTPSRLVRILWLGVVMATGTLLVLAFAETIFPERAGVPLFATTLAYAAFVFFQVFNLMNVRSTDGSVFSRDMAHNAPIWVALAAVPLLLVAVVQVPFLQGIFDTTPLHADEWLLAVAVGSSILWLEELRKVVARWRARRQEGSGTMVGV, from the coding sequence GTGACGACGACGGACCGCGCCCCGGAGACGGATCTGCGCACCCCCTGGCACGCACTGCCCACCGCGGAGGTGGTCTCCCGCCTCGGCGCGGGGTCGAACGGTCTGACCCGCGCCGAGGCGTCCCGTCGCCTCGCCGTGCACGGTCCCAACACCCTGCCGGTGGCGGCCGGGGTGCCGGCCTGGAGGCGGGTCCTGCGGCTGCTCCGCGACCCCATGATCATGGTTCTCGCGGTGGCCGCCGTGGTGAGCGCCGTGATCTCGCGCGAGTGGGAGACCCCGGTCGTCATCCTCCTGGTGGTGGTGCTCAACACAGTGCTGAACTACGTGCAGGAGACGCGGGCCGAGGAGAGCCTGGCGGCGTTGCGCGACATGGCGGTGCCGCACAGCCGGGTGGTGCGGGACGGCGGCGAGGTGGAGGTGGACAGCGCGGATCTCGTCCCGGGGGACGTCGTGGTGGTGGAATCCGGCGACAGGGTCCCCGCTGACGGACGCGTTCTCGAGGCGTCCCGGTTCCAGGTGGCGGAGTCGGCCCTGACCGGCGAGTCGGTCCCCGTGGACAAGACGGCGGGAGCGGTGGCCGCCGCGGACGCGCCGCTCGGTGACCGCACCGGCATGGTGTTCATGAACACCGAGGTCACCCGCGGTCGGGCTCGCGTAGTGGTCACGGGGACCGGTGAGCGCACGGAGATGGGGGCGATCGCCGAGCTGCTCGACGGGGCGGGCGGCGAGCAGACGCCGCTCCAACGGCGGATCGGGGTCCTGGCCCGGGTCCTCACCGTGATCGCGCTGGTCGTGGTGACGCTGGTGATGGGGATCGGACTGGTGCGCGGGCAGTCCTGGGAGGACATGCTCCTCAGTGCCGTCTCGCTCGCCGTGGCCACCATCCCGGAGGGCCTCACCGCCGTGGTGGCGTTCACCCTCGCGATGGGCGCCTCGAGGCTCGCCCGTGAGGGAGCGATCATCAAGAACCTCGCGGCGGTGGAGACCCTCGGGTCGACCAGCCACATCGCCACCGACAAGACCGGGACCCTCACCCTCAACGAGATGACCGTGACGCGGATCGTCGCGGGCGGTTCCGCCTACACCGTCACCGGGACCGGGTACGAGGCGACCGGCACGGTCCTGTCGTCCGATCCGGATGCCGTTCCGGACCTCCGGAGGGCGGCGGTCGCCATGACGCTGTGCAACGACGCGATCGTGACCGACGGCGAACTCGTCGGCGACCCCACCGAGGGCGCTCTCCTCGTGGCCGCCACCAAGTGCGGGCTCGACGTGGAGGGACTGCGTGCCGCCCGGCCCCGGGTGGCCCAGGTGCCCTTCGACTCCGACTACAGGTTCATGGCCACCGTCAACCGCTCACCGGGCGGGGGGCTCGCGCTCAGCGCCAAGGGCGCGACCGGTGCGCTGCTGCCCCGGTCGACCCACGTGTGGAACGGCACGGACGCCGTGGAGCTCACCGATGAGCTGCACGAGGCGATCCGTCTCGCGACCGATGAGCTGGCCGGACATGGGCTACGGACCCTGCTGGTCGCGGGGCGTCCGTTCAAGGACGGAACCGACGAGGTCGCAGTGGACGAGAGCAGGCTCCTCGACGAGGTGTGGGGGCTGACCGTGTTCGCGGTGGTGGGCATCGTCGACCCGCCCCGGCCCGAGGCCGCCGAGGCCATCCGGGTGGCGCGCGCGGCCGGGATCTCCGTCCACATGATCACCGGAGACCACCTCGTCACGGCCTCGTCGATCGCCCGCGACCTGGGGATCGAGGGGGAGGCGGTGCGAGGGGTCGATCTCGACGGACTCGACGACGACGAGCTGTGCGGGCGGGCTCCCGGAATGGGAGTCCTGGCCCGGGTGTCCCCGGAGCACAAGATCCGGATGGTCCGGGCGCTGCAGTCCGGCGGGGACGTGGTGGCCATGACCGGCGACGGCGTCAACGACGCGCCCGCGCTGAGTCAGGCGGACATCGGGATCGCGATGGGGATCACCGGCACCGACGTGTCCAAGGGCGCGGCCGACATGGTCCTCACCGACGACAACTTCACCACGATCGTCTCGGCCGTCGAACAGGGCCGCGGGATCTACGACAACATCGTCAAGTTCGTGAAGTTCCAGCTCACCACCGCGTGGGCGTTCGTGCTGGTGTTCCTCGCCAGCGGGCTGCTGGGTCTGGCCGCGGTGCCGTTCACCGCCCTGCAGGTCCTGCTGGTGAACATCGTCATGGACGGCCCGCCGGCCATGGCGCTGGGCGTGGAGCCCGTGGAGAAGAACGCGATGCGGCGGCCGCCCCGACCCGCCGACGAGCAGATCCTCACCCCGTCACGACTGGTACGGATCCTGTGGCTGGGCGTGGTCATGGCCACCGGGACACTGCTGGTCCTCGCGTTCGCGGAGACGATCTTCCCCGAACGCGCGGGCGTGCCGTTGTTCGCCACCACTCTCGCCTACGCCGCCTTCGTGTTCTTCCAGGTGTTCAACCTGATGAACGTCCGCTCCACGGACGGCTCGGTGTTCTCCCGGGACATGGCGCACAACGCCCCGATCTGGGTGGCCCTGGCGGCGGTCCCGCTGCTGTTGGTGGCCGTGGT